A section of the Dehalobacter sp. DCM genome encodes:
- a CDS encoding DNA ligase — protein MGKMSELNLLVSELKHCGQALIGISESLSEMFTGNDAQEPVETAIAEQVVPESKPIALEEVRAVLAEKSRAGFTAEVRTLLEKHGAEKLSEIDPSKYPSLLQEAGVLGNG, from the coding sequence ATGGGCAAGATGAGTGAACTAAATCTGTTGGTATCGGAACTTAAACATTGCGGTCAAGCCCTGATCGGCATTTCGGAGTCTTTGTCCGAAATGTTCACTGGCAACGATGCCCAAGAGCCTGTGGAAACTGCAATAGCGGAACAGGTAGTACCGGAAAGTAAGCCAATCGCTCTCGAGGAAGTCAGGGCCGTCCTTGCCGAGAAATCCCGGGCGGGGTTCACAGCTGAGGTCAGAACTCTGCTTGAAAAGCATGGCGCGGAAAAACTGTCGGAGATTGATCCTTCAAAATATCCTTCGCTCCTACAGGAAGCCGGGGTGCTTGGGAATGGGTAA
- a CDS encoding RNA polymerase sigma factor, with translation MKINDNNQPITARFIEIDGEQIPVTEEVYRAFKQPAWAEHKRKQRERRCRDSKGRVCTQSCRLCDLNRMLDDKEPIKKNSLLLSLDWFQDDGFDQEDPADIEEIIAEKELLTELLSALEELDPDNRRIMELFASGKSERDIAADIGLSQKAVNKRKTKLFAQLKDRLKDFI, from the coding sequence ATGAAAATCAACGACAACAATCAGCCAATCACCGCACGTTTTATCGAAATCGACGGAGAACAAATCCCAGTGACCGAGGAAGTCTACCGTGCATTCAAGCAGCCTGCATGGGCTGAGCACAAGCGCAAGCAGCGCGAGAGACGATGCCGGGATTCCAAAGGCAGGGTTTGCACTCAAAGCTGTCGCCTTTGCGACTTGAACCGAATGCTAGATGACAAGGAACCCATCAAAAAGAACAGCCTTCTATTATCTCTCGATTGGTTTCAAGACGATGGATTCGACCAAGAAGACCCTGCCGACATCGAGGAGATCATCGCAGAAAAAGAACTGCTCACGGAACTGCTATCCGCTCTGGAGGAGCTTGATCCTGACAACAGAAGGATCATGGAACTCTTCGCCAGCGGAAAGTCTGAGCGGGATATCGCTGCCGATATCGGGCTGTCACAGAAAGCGGTCAATAAGCGCAAGACCAAGCTTTTCGCCCAATTAAAGGACCGACTTAAAGATTTTATCTGA
- a CDS encoding helix-turn-helix domain-containing protein, with amino-acid sequence MAQSRSFREYISNRFYNEFFTAVSNFLEQNYRDLDVSSKRVYKIDRAELADIRVQHVYIENHPGMRISFDVLLEADFEIGETDRHNDRFDEKTQWFKVSCIGDLSKNLSDFAISSIEEYYNKNKQLNPMSDSLVPIIKSEQLEAVAKEILEKYYREALYTPMAIDPTVLAERMGLTIHLKNITPDFSSFGQIFFTDCDAEYYDKDESEFKRMPVNKGAIFVDPDAYFLRNLGSVNNTIVHECVHWDLHRKAFELERLYNEEATQIKCLVVGGINPTKARSATDWMEWQANALAPRIQMPFTQTKIKTGEFLRKYLQLFPGSEAIDIMENVIDEVALFFGVSRFAAKIRLVDLGFEEAVGTFTFIDGRYVKPHAFKPGALKRNQTYSISERDAVFESSINPVLQESIQSGNYLFVDSHFCINDPKYIDYDDFGQAFLTDYARHHMDECCLVFDLTVNRGANSYGKQFYTECVLYRDATSDITFEAHFSDSKLNDDVNAQANAIRAYNEELAKVMQELPRGFSGSLKALMAWKEKTVEKLAEECCLDPKTIQRMRNNESYDTTIETVVAICIALQLPPVASQALINNSPFSLGYSEKHLAYQFLLNCHYTKSVIECNEILARLSLGPLTREK; translated from the coding sequence ATGGCTCAAAGTCGTTCTTTTAGAGAGTATATTTCAAATCGTTTTTATAACGAATTTTTCACTGCTGTATCAAATTTCCTTGAACAGAATTACCGTGACTTGGATGTCTCCTCAAAACGAGTATATAAGATTGATAGGGCAGAACTGGCAGATATCAGGGTCCAGCATGTCTATATCGAAAACCACCCGGGAATGCGAATCTCTTTCGATGTACTCCTTGAAGCGGATTTTGAAATCGGAGAAACTGACAGGCATAACGACCGTTTTGATGAAAAGACCCAATGGTTTAAGGTTTCCTGCATCGGTGACTTATCAAAAAATCTGAGTGATTTCGCCATTTCTTCTATCGAAGAATATTACAACAAGAACAAACAGCTGAATCCGATGTCCGACTCTCTTGTCCCCATCATTAAAAGTGAACAGCTGGAGGCAGTTGCGAAAGAAATCCTGGAAAAATATTATCGCGAAGCCTTGTATACCCCTATGGCCATCGACCCTACAGTATTAGCCGAACGCATGGGTCTTACAATTCACCTTAAAAACATTACCCCTGACTTTTCATCGTTTGGCCAGATATTCTTCACTGACTGTGATGCCGAATACTACGACAAGGATGAATCAGAATTTAAACGCATGCCTGTCAACAAGGGTGCGATCTTCGTAGATCCCGATGCATATTTCCTGCGCAATCTGGGATCAGTCAACAACACCATAGTCCACGAATGTGTCCACTGGGATCTTCATAGAAAGGCATTTGAGCTGGAGCGCCTGTACAATGAGGAAGCGACACAAATAAAATGTCTGGTAGTCGGAGGCATTAACCCCACTAAGGCCAGATCGGCTACGGATTGGATGGAGTGGCAGGCTAATGCATTGGCACCTCGTATCCAGATGCCATTTACCCAAACAAAAATCAAAACCGGTGAGTTCTTAAGAAAATACTTGCAACTATTTCCGGGTTCTGAGGCAATTGACATCATGGAGAATGTCATTGACGAAGTTGCTCTATTTTTCGGTGTCTCCCGCTTTGCCGCCAAGATAAGATTGGTCGACTTAGGCTTTGAGGAAGCAGTAGGAACATTTACTTTTATTGATGGCCGGTACGTAAAACCTCATGCATTTAAACCGGGTGCGCTTAAGAGGAATCAGACATATTCCATCAGTGAACGCGATGCTGTATTTGAGAGTTCCATTAATCCTGTGCTCCAAGAGAGTATTCAAAGTGGCAATTATCTCTTTGTTGATTCTCACTTTTGCATCAATGATCCGAAGTACATCGACTACGATGACTTTGGCCAAGCCTTCCTGACAGACTATGCACGGCATCATATGGATGAATGCTGCCTCGTGTTTGACTTAACAGTCAATAGAGGTGCCAACAGCTATGGGAAGCAGTTCTACACGGAATGTGTGCTTTATCGAGACGCCACTTCCGACATCACGTTTGAGGCTCACTTCTCGGATTCTAAGCTCAATGATGATGTAAACGCACAGGCAAATGCAATAAGAGCATACAATGAAGAACTCGCAAAAGTGATGCAGGAATTGCCAAGGGGATTCTCAGGATCCCTAAAGGCCCTCATGGCGTGGAAAGAAAAAACTGTAGAGAAGCTTGCCGAGGAATGCTGTCTGGATCCAAAAACAATCCAGAGAATGAGGAATAATGAAAGTTATGATACGACCATCGAGACCGTTGTGGCAATTTGTATTGCTCTGCAATTGCCTCCCGTGGCAAGCCAGGCGCTGATAAACAACTCGCCATTCTCACTTGGTTATAGTGAAAAGCATCTGGCCTATCAGTTTTTACTCAACTGCCATTACACGAAAAGTGTCATCGAATGCAATGAGATTCTCGCACGTCTATCCCTTGGTCCTCTGACAAGAGAAAAATAA
- a CDS encoding helix-turn-helix domain-containing protein, whose product MAISYKKLWKLLIDMDMKKKDLQRAAGISSASITKLGKNENVNTEILQKICTALKCDICDIMEMLPDEEGKVEN is encoded by the coding sequence ATGGCTATTAGTTATAAAAAACTTTGGAAGCTCTTAATCGATATGGACATGAAGAAAAAGGACCTACAAAGAGCAGCAGGTATCAGTTCGGCGTCCATCACAAAGCTTGGGAAAAACGAGAATGTAAACACTGAGATATTACAAAAAATTTGTACAGCGCTGAAATGTGATATTTGCGACATCATGGAAATGCTCCCGGATGAAGAAGGCAAGGTCGAGAATTAA
- a CDS encoding ATP-dependent DNA helicase, with protein sequence MAIEEILRDNLTPEQYAAVVDESKHILCLACAGSGKSRTLAYKIAYLVSKGESPESIIAFTFTEKAAESIKRRVAEALHKFDLPENYIGAMFIGTLDSFCQKLLGDIDAHYRQFDILDTNRMILFIMSRLNVLGLSHGKGYFGRIRDLTKAWETLNNENISINEVSQYDADLFEKLSKLRDCLDSAGYMDFSFAVYLAVKEVKKIEDKTGTYIEKFKYLFVDEYQDINPIQEEFIKTLAGHLDMLVVVGDDDQSIYGWRGANVQNIIGFKDRYTDVNEHRLLVNFRSTKAIVETASSFIQHAIPYERLPKAITYHADGNVQEIRKLWFNERADEAKWVAERIQSLVGTTYIEYNADGSEKNRRGLTYSDFAVLLRSIRRDKKYNADAENYDVEFVNAMRDLGIPAKTSGEGGIFDRPFAQCILRIMELLCDEDNDRTEAETVFNTCVLPNFPTANKEQYFHVLQEWHRNIYAVGRRKVYPQNFLHQLADALMLRDLTDETALRDLGLFSDIIKDVEQTYISIDDKWRYREMINFFRNIAQDYELESLDYIAKTDAVSVSTIHKVKGLEFPVVFVVDMVNQRFPGRKSEYNGLIPEQLMLAAKNRGAYGNRQEDEARLFYTAITRAERMLYLSGSEYHPGLKNAKKRSAFIVNLTHDQMTEDKSFTDLAEKIAPQPRFDDNELPTDFSSVKSYLTCPFMYKLQSIYGYNATVPELFGFGQTTHTILERLHQRFKDRVPTEEEITRMVESTFMLKHVFPSNDPINHPGSYERAKNLVDKILKLYVKDHGSDFCRLRQDEARFELSVEDALITGAIDLILKEDERQQIQSAEVIDFKSMEIPEEISEFDWREMSVQVQLYSKAAREVIGQNAETGFVHTLKNNKRIEVPIDDASVQRAIGAIEWAVKGILREDFPMRACASNCSKCDYTAMCARKRQEFKTEQQPPQINTPTGLKTIAAFEHDDGGGNG encoded by the coding sequence ATGGCTATTGAAGAAATTTTAAGAGATAACTTAACGCCTGAGCAGTATGCTGCGGTGGTGGATGAGTCTAAGCATATTCTTTGCTTAGCATGCGCTGGTTCGGGCAAGTCACGGACCCTTGCATACAAAATCGCTTATCTGGTGTCAAAGGGTGAATCGCCTGAAAGCATTATCGCATTTACATTCACCGAGAAGGCGGCAGAGTCTATCAAACGTAGAGTTGCAGAAGCACTGCACAAATTTGATTTGCCAGAAAACTATATTGGTGCAATGTTCATCGGAACGTTGGACTCATTTTGCCAAAAACTACTTGGCGATATTGATGCGCATTATCGCCAGTTTGACATCTTGGACACCAACCGAATGATTCTATTCATCATGTCGCGTTTGAATGTATTAGGACTTTCTCATGGGAAAGGTTATTTCGGGCGTATAAGAGACCTTACAAAAGCTTGGGAGACACTCAATAATGAAAATATATCGATTAATGAGGTATCTCAATACGATGCAGATTTGTTTGAAAAATTGTCAAAACTGCGTGACTGTCTTGATTCTGCAGGCTATATGGACTTTTCCTTTGCAGTTTATCTTGCTGTTAAAGAGGTCAAGAAAATCGAGGATAAGACAGGTACATATATTGAAAAATTTAAGTACCTCTTTGTTGACGAGTACCAAGACATAAACCCCATCCAAGAAGAATTCATTAAGACACTCGCAGGCCATCTGGATATGTTGGTTGTTGTTGGTGACGACGACCAATCTATTTATGGGTGGCGGGGTGCCAACGTTCAGAATATTATTGGATTTAAAGATAGATATACAGATGTTAACGAGCATCGTTTGTTGGTTAACTTCAGAAGCACAAAAGCAATAGTTGAAACGGCGAGTAGTTTTATTCAGCATGCCATTCCGTATGAGAGACTACCAAAAGCAATTACATATCATGCAGATGGCAATGTTCAAGAAATACGAAAGCTTTGGTTTAATGAACGTGCTGATGAGGCCAAATGGGTTGCTGAGAGGATTCAATCTCTAGTAGGCACAACTTATATCGAATACAATGCCGACGGTTCTGAAAAAAACCGCCGTGGATTAACGTATAGTGATTTTGCTGTACTGCTTCGCAGCATTCGCAGAGATAAAAAATATAACGCAGATGCTGAAAATTATGACGTCGAGTTTGTCAATGCAATGCGAGACCTTGGCATACCAGCTAAGACGTCTGGCGAAGGTGGAATCTTTGATCGTCCATTTGCCCAATGCATACTCAGGATAATGGAGTTACTTTGTGACGAAGACAATGATCGAACAGAAGCAGAGACTGTTTTCAATACCTGTGTTTTACCAAACTTCCCGACTGCAAATAAGGAACAATATTTCCATGTCCTCCAAGAGTGGCATCGAAACATATATGCTGTAGGACGCCGTAAAGTCTATCCGCAGAACTTTCTACATCAGCTTGCAGATGCGTTGATGTTGCGCGACTTAACTGACGAGACTGCTCTTCGAGATTTAGGACTTTTTAGCGATATCATTAAGGACGTCGAGCAGACTTATATTAGTATTGATGATAAATGGAGATATAGGGAGATGATAAACTTCTTCCGCAACATAGCTCAGGATTATGAATTGGAAAGTCTGGACTACATTGCTAAAACTGATGCTGTGAGTGTTTCCACTATTCATAAAGTAAAGGGACTCGAATTTCCAGTTGTTTTCGTTGTAGATATGGTAAATCAAAGATTTCCTGGCAGAAAAAGTGAGTACAATGGACTTATTCCGGAACAACTCATGCTTGCTGCGAAGAACAGAGGGGCATATGGAAACCGGCAAGAGGATGAAGCTCGGTTGTTCTACACGGCAATTACACGAGCAGAAAGAATGTTATACCTTAGCGGAAGCGAATACCACCCTGGCTTGAAGAACGCTAAAAAACGCTCAGCGTTTATTGTCAACCTAACACATGATCAAATGACCGAAGATAAGTCGTTTACGGACTTAGCAGAGAAAATAGCTCCACAACCACGTTTTGATGACAACGAATTGCCGACCGACTTCTCATCTGTCAAAAGTTATCTGACTTGTCCGTTTATGTACAAGTTGCAAAGTATCTATGGGTACAACGCCACCGTACCAGAGCTTTTTGGTTTTGGACAAACGACTCACACAATATTGGAACGGTTACATCAGCGATTCAAGGATAGAGTGCCGACCGAGGAGGAAATTACTCGGATGGTCGAGTCAACTTTTATGCTCAAACACGTCTTTCCTAGCAATGATCCGATAAACCATCCAGGTTCTTATGAACGTGCAAAAAATTTAGTAGACAAGATTTTGAAATTGTATGTGAAAGACCATGGCAGCGATTTTTGCCGTCTCCGTCAGGATGAAGCTCGTTTTGAATTATCTGTTGAGGACGCTCTAATAACAGGCGCGATTGATCTAATTCTAAAAGAAGACGAAAGACAGCAAATACAGTCTGCAGAGGTTATAGATTTTAAGTCGATGGAAATTCCAGAGGAGATTAGCGAGTTCGACTGGCGTGAAATGTCTGTTCAAGTTCAGCTTTATTCGAAAGCAGCCCGTGAAGTCATCGGACAAAATGCAGAAACAGGATTCGTTCATACGCTTAAAAACAACAAGCGGATTGAGGTTCCAATCGATGATGCTTCGGTGCAAAGAGCCATCGGAGCCATAGAATGGGCAGTAAAAGGGATACTTCGAGAAGATTTCCCGATGAGAGCTTGTGCGTCAAATTGCTCCAAGTGCGACTACACTGCTATGTGTGCACGGAAGCGTCAAGAATTTAAAACTGAGCAGCAACCACCACAAATAAATACCCCGACCGGGTTAAAGACAATCGCCGCTTTTGAACATGACGATGGAGGCGGTAACGGATGA
- a CDS encoding DNA cytosine methyltransferase produces the protein MRFKFEAIDIFSGCGGVSCGLTLAGFKVKAAVEIEDSAVDTYLAYPPLSKVNVLRGKQGGDICNLSGENILKAANLKRSDIYLFAGCPPCQNFSRQNPINKNKPIEERKKLLFEFLRVIEEIEPPFILMENVPGIKTEYNRPILDEFLDRLKLRYVVADGILNSADYGVPQIRKRFVLHAVRKDIHEELETDGHEFGLPKATHNISGKDGLLPWKTVREAIGDLPEIKAGESYVEDERIYNHKCANLDPKNIKRMQIIRKNGGSRDGLPDDLVLECHKKTDVEGNVFSGHKDVYGIMDAEKPAPTMTGGCLCYSKGRYGHYEQDRAISIREAARLQTFPDDFVFSDSLTAAALQIGNAVPIDLVKASGAVLRQAMYQIKAKRSKR, from the coding sequence ATGAGATTCAAATTTGAAGCTATAGATATATTTTCAGGTTGCGGGGGCGTTTCATGCGGTCTGACCCTTGCAGGTTTCAAGGTAAAAGCTGCAGTGGAGATTGAGGATAGTGCCGTGGACACTTACCTTGCTTACCCCCCACTTTCCAAAGTGAATGTGCTAAGGGGCAAACAAGGTGGTGACATATGTAATTTGAGTGGTGAAAATATACTTAAAGCGGCAAATCTAAAAAGGAGTGATATCTACCTCTTTGCGGGCTGTCCTCCCTGTCAAAACTTTTCAAGGCAGAATCCTATCAACAAAAATAAGCCCATTGAAGAACGTAAGAAGCTACTGTTTGAGTTTTTGAGAGTTATTGAAGAGATAGAGCCTCCTTTCATTCTTATGGAGAATGTTCCTGGTATTAAGACAGAGTATAACAGGCCTATCCTTGATGAATTTCTAGATCGCCTTAAGCTTAGATATGTAGTCGCGGATGGCATATTAAACTCCGCTGACTATGGTGTTCCACAAATACGCAAGCGGTTTGTTCTTCATGCCGTGCGTAAGGACATCCATGAAGAATTGGAGACCGACGGTCATGAATTTGGCCTTCCCAAGGCGACGCACAACATTTCCGGCAAAGATGGGCTTTTACCATGGAAAACGGTTCGGGAAGCCATAGGTGACTTGCCCGAAATCAAAGCCGGGGAATCATATGTAGAAGACGAGAGAATTTACAACCACAAGTGCGCGAACTTAGATCCCAAAAATATCAAACGAATGCAAATCATTCGTAAAAACGGCGGATCACGTGACGGGTTGCCTGATGATTTAGTTTTGGAATGTCATAAGAAGACGGATGTGGAGGGCAATGTATTCTCGGGTCATAAAGACGTTTATGGTATCATGGATGCCGAAAAGCCAGCTCCAACTATGACTGGCGGTTGTCTTTGTTATTCAAAAGGTCGATATGGTCACTACGAGCAAGATAGGGCAATTTCAATTAGGGAAGCGGCTCGCCTGCAGACCTTCCCGGATGATTTTGTGTTTAGCGACTCGCTCACTGCAGCCGCTCTACAAATCGGTAACGCCGTACCGATTGACCTCGTAAAAGCGAGCGGAGCTGTGCTGAGACAGGCGATGTATCAAATAAAAGCTAAAAGGAGCAAGAGATAA
- a CDS encoding DNA methyltransferase: MTNFFETLIEVLQADERFFTEEGTLLRNKVYESAMNMDAGLIGLLLANIDTKNRFFVDVKGTLVFDKVGFGWVVNNRQFLPDSYTRFKNRIGLVDSRGDLISASSDVVLSFPYKDCVLEGGQTKDDQKREEVFFNSTLAPDEVDRLLYPKVLVSAQRFTYDGAVDLTGLPEVNADPNSVVQTTAMEFLNTDNLILKGNNLLGIASLLKRFEGKVKCIYIDPPYNTGGDGFNYNDRFNHATWLVFMKNRLEIARRLLSNDGSIWITLDDVESHYLKVLCDDIFTRECFVTEVEWRHSDNSNNNALTFSIDTNHILVYSKRPGWKPKFLNDPEKRKHFNNPDNDPRGAWFDGNPVNNPGLRPNLQFNITAPNGNIIKHPPNGWRWSKETMDEKFSTGELRFSEDQTRVIRRSYLNEMEGLPPSTLWTNFDTTGHTRKAKYELKNLFPDMPVTSLFATPKPELLINYIFDLATEPGDLVLDFFLGSGTTCAVAHKKGLRYIGIEQMDYISTFAIPRLKKVIANEQGGVSTNVNWHGGGSFVYCELAKCNQKYIDEILAAKSDADLTTLLESVLNSGFISSKVNPAMIAGAAADFEALSIEDKKRLLLELLDKNMLYVNLYDIDDEEYAISDTDKAFTRSFYGLEDK, encoded by the coding sequence ATGACAAATTTCTTTGAAACACTAATAGAAGTCCTGCAGGCTGATGAACGATTCTTTACGGAAGAAGGGACGTTGCTTCGCAACAAGGTCTATGAATCTGCTATGAATATGGATGCAGGATTAATTGGTCTGCTCCTTGCGAATATTGATACAAAGAACCGGTTTTTTGTGGATGTGAAGGGGACGCTAGTCTTCGATAAAGTCGGTTTTGGGTGGGTTGTAAATAACCGCCAGTTTTTGCCCGATAGTTACACACGCTTTAAGAACCGAATTGGCTTGGTTGATTCTAGAGGCGACCTCATTTCAGCGTCTTCCGACGTGGTACTCTCTTTCCCTTACAAGGATTGCGTCCTTGAAGGTGGTCAGACAAAAGATGACCAAAAGAGAGAGGAAGTTTTCTTCAACTCCACTCTTGCACCCGATGAGGTGGACAGACTGCTTTATCCGAAAGTACTTGTCAGTGCCCAAAGATTCACTTATGATGGCGCAGTCGATTTAACAGGCTTACCAGAGGTGAACGCTGATCCAAATAGTGTAGTGCAAACAACTGCTATGGAGTTTTTAAATACGGATAACCTTATATTAAAAGGAAACAACCTTCTTGGTATCGCTTCCTTACTAAAAAGGTTCGAAGGCAAGGTTAAATGTATATATATTGATCCACCTTATAATACAGGGGGGGATGGCTTCAACTACAATGACAGATTTAATCATGCGACATGGTTAGTATTCATGAAAAATCGACTTGAAATAGCAAGACGCCTGTTGTCAAATGACGGTAGCATTTGGATTACATTAGATGATGTGGAATCGCACTATCTTAAAGTCCTTTGTGATGACATATTTACCCGTGAATGCTTTGTGACTGAGGTCGAGTGGAGACATTCGGACAATAGCAATAATAACGCCCTGACTTTCTCAATAGACACAAACCATATCCTTGTATACTCGAAGAGACCTGGATGGAAACCGAAATTTTTAAATGATCCTGAAAAACGTAAACATTTTAATAATCCTGATAATGACCCTCGTGGTGCATGGTTTGACGGTAACCCTGTAAATAATCCAGGTTTGCGTCCAAATCTGCAATTCAACATTACCGCACCAAACGGGAACATCATTAAACATCCACCGAATGGGTGGAGATGGTCAAAAGAGACAATGGATGAGAAATTTTCAACTGGTGAATTAAGATTCTCGGAAGATCAGACAAGGGTAATTAGGCGGTCATATTTAAATGAAATGGAGGGGCTACCACCTTCAACGTTATGGACAAACTTTGACACAACAGGGCATACCAGAAAAGCAAAATATGAACTTAAGAACTTGTTTCCCGACATGCCTGTAACCAGCCTATTTGCAACACCGAAGCCCGAGTTGCTTATAAATTATATCTTTGATCTAGCTACTGAGCCTGGAGACTTAGTGTTGGACTTCTTTTTGGGCTCTGGTACCACATGCGCCGTAGCACATAAGAAGGGTCTACGTTACATTGGCATTGAACAAATGGACTATATATCAACCTTTGCTATTCCGAGACTAAAAAAAGTAATTGCCAATGAGCAAGGTGGAGTTTCAACGAATGTTAATTGGCATGGAGGTGGTTCATTCGTCTATTGCGAACTTGCTAAGTGTAATCAGAAGTACATAGATGAAATTCTAGCAGCAAAGAGTGATGCTGACCTTACTACCTTATTGGAATCTGTATTAAACAGTGGTTTTATCAGTAGTAAAGTGAATCCTGCCATGATTGCAGGAGCTGCCGCTGACTTTGAGGCTTTGTCGATCGAAGATAAGAAACGCTTACTTTTGGAGTTGCTCGATAAAAATATGCTCTACGTTAATCTGTATGACATTGATGATGAGGAATACGCTATAAGCGACACAGACAAAGCTTTCACACGGAGTTTCTATGGATTGGAGGATAAGTAA